The sequence TCCGATCTCCGTCCGACGTCCCAGATCGGATCCGACCGGAGTCAAACTCAGCCATACCGGTCAACCCTAGGCgactttgcaaaagagaccctctCTTTtatagaaatcaacccgcagtccacgtcAGTTCAAAAGTAATATCAAAACAGCCatttcttttatattttgaCCCCTAGACttttctaaaatagaacccgctgtCCTTAGCCTATAGTTTTTCACGCTAGCCCCTGaagtttaggtttaattatattttagtCCCCGGTTTCTTATCCAGAGCCcctatttttttcaaaacttttacaaataagcccctagatccttgttttagccataacttcttcgtttttgCTCCGTTTCAATCCGTTCTTGTTGTGTTAGATTTGTTTTAGTATAAGCTATCATGTTGCAGCATTGTTGTATCATAgttcctttttttaaaaaattaaatatagatttaatttgattaatgatctCTCATCTAGTCTTTCtgattaaaagctaattagatgttTACTCCGGTTTTCATAAGTAATGTTAACTTGATTAATTTCAATTCAAACGTGtttataatttaatttgttagTTCAACAATAAGCATATAAAATTGTGTGTTTAGATGCTCTCACAAGTTTCTTTTaaattaattgtttaattagtATAATTTATACATAGACAATCATATATAAAATTTGATTAAGTTCTACTTGGCCTTTGCAAATAAAAACATAAATGTGTTACTTACAATCAAAGATATTTTCTTTTAAATATCTTTTACATGTGtttctaattaaaataaatgatGCTCATAGTTCTTTTGTTTAATAATAATACAAATCCCTCGATAGTCGTTTCTAACTCCGTTTTCCGCATTTCTTACGCTCTCGTAACCATAGCAGTGAGCCTTATCCGTTAGTACGCTCTtttaaatcttttttttttgctttggtgtattgttcttagatgtacttgttgtttgcttaTGTTTGCCTGATGTTTGCTCTGAGTAGAAGGATCACTGTCCGAAGTTGAAGATCAAGtttccaagtgagcaagagctgaagagcagtaagagttgcttttcgttggagaaagacaagtgaccctaaccatacttctatctatgcttatttatgagaacacttgatttaattggaacatggagaaccacccaagaaaaccatACAACCACAATACAATATgcctctggtcttggctaactaattagatgatctatatgtcgtgcctgggacgtttgattggtggatttttggGTTACCGAGATTTGAGGAGCGtgtgaaggaagcttcgtcttctgaggtaccgcagaAAGCAAGGGACtagtgcgtacatatagtgattctttggaatGGTCtcatagcgtccctatgcagtcatacctaaggaagtgtgatatggTGCTTGGCCCGCACTTGCATGGTTGGATTTAAAGTTCtttgaacttttacgcgaattgtggtgaaagtgtacaacctctgcagagtgtaaaactgatatatcagccgtgctcacggtcaagagcggcttggatcCTCATATGATTAattaaacttaaagatggaattaaattattttccGATTATTTTTtatggccttgctgagtatcaaccataagtgtactcacccttacttaTTGCTGTTCAGAAGAAAAATGTGTATGGAGTTTTCTAAAGATGTtactgagttctaggcgtacgcaacccccagtcgaaaGTTTGAAGCATTCGTtttcaggataagctgtataactctgatagtcttttatttgttctattttctctttttcgggatactgttactgattattcacttataatgtcactatatgtatgaaatttcatcctgacatacatatagttatgcattcggttttgttcttAAAACTGGGTGTGACATTAATTactctacatttaatactcaaAATTAATTAGTGATATTTAGTTATTGGTAATTAGTCTACAATTAATACTAATTATTTGCATAACCAATAACAACAGAATAACTACATTACCGATACTACACAACTATTGTTGTCTGTTCATCTTTGGGCAATCTACAAAGTTGGTGAAAGAATCTTTATGCCAATAGCCCCTCTTGAATAAATCCAAGCAAATGCCACTTAATTTGAGTTGAGAACTTCAATCTGAATATAATGGACAGGTTCCATCATAGCAAAGCTGACCAACCAATTGAGCATACACAGGGCGTATCCACATGCCCAAGGCGCGCCACAAATCAAGACACACCAAATCAAGGCCCGGAgaagtacaagacacaccaaaCCCAAATCCTTATTTAATAACCCCACTAAAAAAATCCTTATTTAACCCGTCAGAAAATCATAGCTTGTCCTAGTCGATACTTATTAGAAGGAATTGTGAGCCGGCCATTAGCTAGGTGTTGACGATGAGTATCTCTGTTGCCTCGGtactagatgatgatgatgtcgtAGGCGGcgtcgcgtcgccgtcgtccCGCCGGGATATGCCGGTGTGGGTGGCCACCGCCCACAGCAGGGTGATGAACTCCCCGCCCTGCGCCAGCGCCTCCTTGTGCGCCTTCACGTGCTGCTCGCTGGCCGTCGGCGCCGCGTACACCACCACCTCCGTCCACAGCCCGGCCAGTAGCTCCCACACGCGGCCTCAccgtccgcctccgccgcttcgTACCTCTCCATCAGCACCTTCCCAAGCCTCGATCCCTTGTCGAacaccgtcgccgccggggaCTCCTCCTTCTGCCCTGCCGCGATCTCCATCACCTTGCGCTCCCGGCAAAAGAAGTAGCCGTAGCACCCTGACTTGTTCTTGAGCTCCTCATTCAGCTCCTCGTACACGCGCTCCGTCGCGTCCTTGTCGACGGGAAGGAGCTCCGGATAGAAGGCCACCAGGTACGCGCAGTACCGGGACAAGCCCACGGCCACCTTGCGGCCGGTTCCCGGCGGCGTCTTGTTCGGCAGCGGGAACCTCGCCTCCAGGAGCTCCGTGGCGATGTGCCAGGTGAGGATGACCTCGGCgaggtcgtcgtcgccgtcgcacgCCCACGAGAGCTCAAGCTCGTCGAACTGCAGCGCTGACTGCTTGCCGGGAAGGGCAACGTCGTCACGGGCAGTAGCCAGCCGCTCCACGATGGCCTTCTTGGCCTGCCTGGGCACAGCCTCGGTCGGCAGCAtgaacgacgacgacgcccgGAAGAAGCACCACAACATGGAGAACTGCTTGAAGCAGACGTTGGGGCGGCTCAGTTTGTTCCGCACCCACAGGATGCGGCGGATGATCCCACTGAGAAAGCGGCTGGCACGCCAATTGCGTTTGGAGGTGTAGCGGCAGAGCAGCGACACTGTGAACCCGTTAGAAAGCAGGAACACGATGATCTCCCAGACCTCCTCGTAGGCGAAGGTGAGGGAGAGAAGGGTGGTGATGAATAGGTTAACTGTGGAGAAGAGAACTGGTGGTAACTGGTTAGCTTTGCTGAGCAGGCAGACGACCATCCTCAACATGCCGATGGATACAGGGAAGTTGTCGGTCCGGAAGCTGTGGAAGGCATAGACCACATCCCCATTGTTGCACAGAATGATCATGAGGATGCACAAGGCCCACACAACAATGGGGAACATGATGTAGTTaatgaggaagaaggaggggcCGGCGTACGTGACGGGATGAACGGAGTGGTAGTACTCGCAGAGGAACTGGATCTCGTCATTGAGCACTTGGAAAAGCTCATCGGCATtttcttccttgcgcttgtctTCTTCCCACAGGCCTTTGAAGATGAGGCTATGGCAGTTGCGGGCTTCGGCGGGGGTGATGGGGAAGTCCTCCAGCCTCCGGCGCAGGAGCTTGTAGAGAGCGAAGGAGAGGCAGAGCCTCTTGAGACTCGAGTCCCTCTGGAGCATCTGGTCTTTGTCTGAGAGCCTCCAGATGCCGCCGATGGTGACGACCACAGCGGAGTCAGCTTCCGCGATAACCTCCTTTAGGTCGAGACGGTATCCCTTCGATCTCGCCTCCTTCTTCAGCTCCTCTTCGCCCATCACTGCATATTCGCATGATGTCAGCCGACAGTCTAATTGCTTTTTCCATTGTCCCGTGTACATGTAACTTGTTGAGTATTATACAGTAGTTATTGCTAATGCTCTTGGCGTATTTATTTTTTACAATTGTTGAATCATGGAGAGGAACGGAGACAttgcattttttaaaaaaaattaatttgggATGAAGACGATATATATTACTATGAAAACAGTTTTTAGGGAAGGGTAAAAAGAAACATTTCTAGAGGTGGGTGGCGTACCCGCCCCTACTTCTCACATCTACAAATACTGTTTGTAGGGACGGGTTACATTGGACCCACCTCCGGAAAAAATCGGATCTTtcctacaaataatttttgtAGGGATAATCAAGACTTCCATGTTCTTTAGAAAGCGTAGATCGAACAATAAGAAGAAGACTCATCATTTTTAAACAGTTATAGGTGTGCACTTCTCTTTTGCGTATTTTGAACTTAATATGTTTGATCtatttgtaattagtttatGCAACTTTCGCACTTATTGGTTGAATTTAG comes from Panicum virgatum strain AP13 chromosome 4K, P.virgatum_v5, whole genome shotgun sequence and encodes:
- the LOC120704713 gene encoding uncharacterized protein LOC120704713, which produces MGEEELKKEARSKGYRLDLKEVIAEADSAVVVTIGGIWRLSDKDQMLQRDSSLKRLCLSFALYKLLRRRLEDFPITPAEARNCHSLIFKGLWEEDKRKEENADELFQVLNDEIQFLCEYYHSVHPVTYAGPSFFLINYIMFPIVVWALCILMIILCNNGDVVYAFHSFRTDNFPVSIGMLRMVVCLLSKANQLPPVLFSTVNLFITTLLSLTFAYEEVWEIIVFLLSNGFTVSLLCRYTSKRNWRASRFLSGIIRRILWVRNKLSRPNVCFKQFSMLWCFFRASSSFMLPTEAVPRQAKKAIVERLATARDDVALPGKQSALQFDELELSWACDGDDDLAEVILTWHIATELLEARFPLPNKTPPGTGRKVAVGLSRYCAYLVAFYPELLPVDKDATERVYEELNEELKNKSGCYGYFFCRERKVMEIAAGQKEESPAATVFDKGSRLGKVVVYAAPTASEQHVKAHKEALAQGGEFITLLWAVATHTGISRRDDGDATPPTTSSSSSTEATEILIVNT